One Aegilops tauschii subsp. strangulata cultivar AL8/78 chromosome 2, Aet v6.0, whole genome shotgun sequence genomic window, AGTGTACTAGTAGTGTGGTCACGACTGAGAAGAAGATCCTTCATTTCAATTTTTGATCGATGTGGTACTGTTAGTCTGGTGATTTTCCTCATCTTGGGATTAAATGACCATTAACTCCGGTTTTAATTACGGAGTAGTGGGAGTACAAGTCGATCGTTTTCTCGCCGGCAGTACTGAGATCAAGCTGTCCGTGCTCCATGTCCTGGTTTATGGTTTATTAGTAACACTGGAGCACGCATAGATCGTTGGCCGGGCAAACTATCTAGAGCCCGATCGAGTCTCCCCAAACAGAATCCAATGTCACTCTCATGGACATAATCTCTTCTCATCCACGGAACGTAGGTGCAAATGTTCTAGGGTGAACACATCTCTCCCTCGACGTTGCGGCGTCCTTCGAGCCAGAACGAGGGGGTAGGATCCCTCTTCGgcaagggagaagaagggcaactCCTTCTTCATGCGGCCCTTCATCTCCTCTAGTTTAGGTGCCTGAAGTTTGGGTTGTGTTGTAAGATGTGTTTCTAGGGTTCTTATATCTTTCAATATGTTGatgttttttttttctctttgtaAGTGGAGTTGGGCGTTGTGCTTGTTTTTTTAATCCTGGTCAGTTGATGACTTTGTTAATTCAAAATCAGGCTCGTATTGAGCCTCATTTCTTAAAAAAAAAGAGGGTGCAAATGTTTTTCAAACTAGACACGTGGCAAGTCGCAAAACTCTTGAAGTAGCTAGAGAAATAAGAGAAGAAAAACGACAAGCGGGCATGCAGGCCTCACTAAGGTGCGTCGCCCGAATTTCTGAAAGGCTATGCGGATGAGGCCTTCTTTTCGGGGAGAGCTCCATTCTGCCGTTGTGCCTGCTCGATCTCAAACCGATAAGATGAGCATGAGCCGCTCGGTTCGTAGCCTCGCAATAATAGGCGGCGTCAGGGCCGGCACGTGATTCGAGGCAGGTGCCGACGCTCGAGAGTGAGAGCCAAGTGGCCGGCGTTGCACGCCAAGGTGCCCCATTTAGCGCCCAACCATAGTGTGTCTCCCGGTCCATGCACCAACCCGCTTTTGACTCCTCATCGGAATCTATCATGTTTGCTTCAAAGTAAGCAAAAACGAGAACGTCAAGAAATTTCACTATGGCATTTGAATTATAGTGTTGTGCACAGTGTCTGCCATGGATGTCGTCGGCAGGAGCGGAGGTACCTGGGTGGCGGGCGGATCTGATAGAGTGCGGTGGTTGCGTAGGCCAAGATGGGCAGAGAAGGGCGGGATTTGTGAAAATACTGGGGCTTCGGGTGGGCTTTTGGGGTTGGTCTGGAGAGTTGAAGTCCGTCGTGGTGGATGTCCGGACTCCCCGGAGCTCCCCCGATTTAGGGTCGGTCTATGGGATTCCGGACATCTGGACCGGTCAGTCCTGATTTGATGATCTGTTTTGAATGGTTAAAAGTGTCCAGAGACGACGTAATCCAGACATTTGCAGGTGTTTTGGTGATGCGCGTTGGAGATACCCTAACATGGGTTTAATTGGGGAGCACTCATACTTAGTAGTACACGTCATTTTCTTGCCGGCAGTACTGAGATTAAGCTGTTCGTGCTACATATGTCCCCGTTTAGAAGTAATAACAAGTGCACTGGAGCACACATAAATCGTCATCAGACAATTAAACTAGCAAGAGCTCGATCGAGTTTCTCCAAACAGAATCCGATGTCATTCTCATCACATGAACATCCTCTTATGATCCGTGCATGGGTGCAAATGTTTTTCTAGCTAGACTAAGATCCTCATGAATCATGAGCTAGAGAAacgagaaaagaaaagaaaaacaagcgGGCACTGAGGTTGGCACCCCGGGCCTGCGCCGTCTGAATTTTCTGAAAGACTGCGACGAGGAGGCCTTCCATTCCGGCGCCGTGCCGGCTCTCAGGTCGATCAGATGAGCCGATCTGTCTGCAGCCTCCGGGCAATAATAGGCAGCTAGCGCCCCCATCGCGCGCAGGGCCGGCACGTGATCCGAGGCAGGAGCCGACGGCGGAGAGCGAGAGCCGAGTGGCCAGCGTCGCACGCCAAGGCGCCGCATTTAGCGCCCCCAACCACCGTGCCATCCATCGACCCGCTTTCGCCTCATTTAACGCGATCCGTTTCGGGTGGTCCTAGTTAGCCAGCCAAGCTAGCTGTCTCCCGCCCGCTAACCCACTAACCCACTGCCCTCCGGCCTCCTTAACTCGGCGCTCTGAGTGAGTGAGGTTGCGAGACAGCTAGTGAGAGTTCAGTCTGGCCTCTGGCCGCTATAAGAGGAGGCATAGGGCGCTCGCCACCTTTCGTGTCCACGACGTGCGCGCCTTGCCAAGTCGCAGCCACCCACTGGAGCTCGCCAGTCCCATAGCTACTCGCGCGACACGAGTCGTCGTGCCCAAGTCCTCTCTGGCCACTTAGCTATGGACGCTTGCTCTCCGGTCCTCCTCGTCGTCGGGGCGCTGCTCCTACTCCTCCTCGGGGCCTCGGCGCCGACGGCGTCCGCGGCGCGcgccttcttcgtcttcggcGACTCCCTCGTCGACAACGGCAACAACAACTACCTCATGACCACGGCGCGCGCCGACGCGCCGCCCTACGGCATCGACTTCCCCACGCACATGCCCACGGGGAGGTTCTCCAACGGCCTCAACATACCCGACATCATCAGTACGTCTCCAGCGCGCCTCCTCTGATCTAGCTCAGCTAATCACAGcatgcctctctctctctctctttcgtTAGTCTGTCGAGAGATCGAGCAGTTCTTGACATTGCACGCATGTTTGATCAGGCGAGTACCTCGGGGCAGAGCCCGCGCTGCCGTACCTGAGCCCCTACATGCGAGGCGAGAACCTGCTCGTCGGCGCCAACTTCGCGTCCGCCGGCGTCGGCATCCTCAACGACACCGGCGTGCAATTCGTAAGCTCCACGCGCACGCACGCTTGAATCATGTAGTACGTATCTATATGAAATGCAACGGAGATGACAATGCTGTGCGTGTGCGTGCAGGTGAACATCATCAGGATCGCACAGCAGCTGCAGAACTTCCAGGACTACCAGCGGAGGCTGGCGGCGTACATCGGCGAGGACGCGGCGAGGGAGCGCGTGAGCCAGTCGCTGGTGCTCATCACGCTCGGCGGCAACGACTTCGTCAACAACTACTACCTGGTGCCCTTCTCCGCCAGGTCCCAGCAGTTCGAGATCCACGACTACGTCCCCTTCATCATCTCCGAGTACAAGAAAGTCCTCGCGGTAATTTATCTTTACTTACTTGCCACTAATTAATTCCCAAAAATACATAATTTCTGCTCCAAAGCATACTTGCATTTGTAAAAAAAAAGTGCACTCCATCCAAAATGCCAAGATATACTAAAACATGCTTCAGCATAATCCAACAAACATGATTAATTAGTTTTACAAAAAACATGATTAGCATTGAAGTAGAAAATTTGTCAGGACGTTTTTTGTCTTCTATTTTGTCAGTATGGTCTACAAGAGTGGTTGGCCTAAAATTCCCAAAATTAGACAGGGAAACGAAATGCTTGCTGCATGCCGCACGCTGTCTAGAACAGTAGTGGAAAGAGATGAGTCTGTAGGCTGCCCGCCTGCCTGCCTGATATGATGGTGAGAGAGATGGGCGGTAGCACCGGTGAACATTTGTTTGAAGTGGAGTCATTTTTGGGTAGTACGTTCAGCAAGCAACAAACTGACACGGCCTGTAGTGTTCTGCACGCCGAATTCAGAAAGCACACTGTTTCTGGCAAGAGTTGGACCATGAAGCGAGAAACGATTTTATTCATGGTTGATAGCTAGTTTCAGTAACTGTCTGAGACATCTTCACTGCGGAGGCTGAATCCAAACATAGTATCAAATTTACTAGCTCGCACTTAAGCCCACAAGTGCTGTTGGTAAGATCACTCGCATCCATAGTGCATTCTCAGTTCGAGATGAGTTTTCAGTCAGTAGTGGTACTCCTATTTCATAATCCAGCTAGAGATCAGGCATCATCAACTTAAAGAGCTCAAAACAGCAATAGGAAATGTTCTACCCATAGTATTTCCAAAGTAGTAGTACCGCAATATTTACATTACGTGGAGCCACAGAGAGTACTCCTACATTGAAAGGAAATGAAGACCGATTCAGGGCAGTACCACAACTCTTTGCATCGGTGCAGATCTGAAATCCTTGGCATTTATGATTCATCATACTAGGCTCCAGTGACGATAGGCCTAAACATTTGGCACTGCCCTGCCGAGTTTCCCAACCGAGAAAACTCAGTTCTTACCgtagggagggagggagggctgGAGTAGTGTTGTCTGTCTCGGCATCCATGGATCGTCTGGATGCAATGCATGCATGTTGGATGTTGCCACCAACCACTCTGCCCATGCAATCAATATAGGCCAACCAGTGGACAGCAGTCGAGTACACGGTACACACGCGCGCACCACGCCATACGCATCTGTCATGCGTCTCTCTCCGCAGTAAAAGAGCAGCAGGCTCGCGTTTTAGTACTGTTTTTTTACTGTTGTAGTACCACCCATCGAGAGGTTGTCACGATGCATTCACTCCTCCCACATGCAACAACTGTGGCGCTCGAtcgtgcatgcatgcaccttCGTCTTCGTGTGTGGTACTCCTACTATCCATGCATGCATGCTTCGTTTCAGCTACGTGTAGGGCGTGGGTAGAGGCTTGGGTCGGGGGGTGGCCATGCATGCAATGCAAGATGCAACGGCGCGAGCTGCTTGGTCTTGTCTAAGTTGTCTTACACCGAAAGTAAGAGGGggtttgtttccagggacttattagtttagggacttaaaaaagtccttataagtcccatctaaaccaaacagaaggaacttatagggacttaaagtgggcatttgggacttatgaaataagactctcaaggagagttTTATAGGGACTTATAGTTGTAATATGGTCTTACAGGGACTTATAAGTTTCAGGAACCAAACAGgtagggactttttagggacttgAGACTTATAAATTGGGACTaaaaaaaagtcctaggacttatgaaccaaacagggcctaacTGACCGTGTGGATGTGGAAATGGAATGGAGTGCAGCGGCTGTACGAGCTGGGCGCCCGTCGCGTGATCGTGACGGGGACGGGGATGATCGGGTGCGTGCCGGCGGAGCTGGCCCTCCACAGCCTCGACGGGTCCTGCGCGCCGGACCTCACGCGGGCCGCCGACCTCTTCAACCCGCAGCTGGAGCGGATGCTGACGGAGCTCAACGGCGAGGTCGGCCACGACGACGTCTTCATCGCCGCCAACACCAACAGGGTCAGCTTCGACTTCATGTTCAACCCGCAGCAGTACGGTATGGTCTCGTCTCGATCAAACAAAATTCGATCATGCTGGCATGCAGATCTGTGAAAGAAAGAGAATTAATATGAGCGCTGGCATGCAGGGTTCGCGACGGCCAAGATCGCGTGCTGCGGGCAGGGCCCGTACAACGGGATCGGGCTGTGCACGCCGGCGTCCAACGTGTGCGCCAACCGGGACGTGTACGCCTACTGGGACGCCTTCCACCCCACGGAGCGGGCCAACCGTATCATCGTCGCCAACTTCATGCACGGCACCACCGACCACATCAGCCCCATGAACCTCAGCACCATCCTCGCCATGGACAACACCAGGAACTAGTCTTCCTCTGCTTGCTACTAGGACTAGTCCATGGATCTGTGCCGCCAACCTACATATATAGCTACATATATATGATGCTTAATTTGTTATTGGTCTCTCCCTATGTACCTGGACTGGAGCGGGTGGTCAAGAATTTTTGATAGGTCCGTCCTTGGTTTAGCTGAGACTTGAGAGTAATTTGGGTGTTTATTTTCTGTTTGCTGCTCCAGATTGTTTAGCAGAGCTAGTGGCTAGGAACTTGTAAGACAGTGGTTTATGCTGGAATGATTGATCCAAGAATTCGTTGTAGCTTGTGAACCTTTTGTTTTGTCAGTAGCTTGTGAATTTGGGTGCTACACTCCTAGTATGGGGTAACTTGTGTTTTACTGCCAATATTTTGCTGGATTGTTCATCGAGTTTAACCAGGCTCACTGGTAAAACCACTGAACATAATTACTCCAGTGTAGATCTGAACCCTCGACATGGGGACCGAATAAACAGGGGAGGGCAGAGGATAAATGATTCAGAATTCAGAGCAGTGCGCACTTCACCAGAAATAAAATTCAGGGCCTGAAATTCTCACCTGATCATTCCTTGCCTTCCCAGTTCCAGTCACCAATCAGACGAGGAGGTGCTTGTTTTTTATGTCCGATTTCCGGTCATATTACTCAGAAGCTGCACACCCGGCATGCACAGTGGCGCCTGCACTTGCACTTCAGAACTGTGACCATGATTGTACTTCAGAACTGTGATTTTGATTCACATGCCGTAGGTGTGTTGTTTTCTTGTTCAAGCAGGAGAAATGCACAGCTGGGGTATTGGTTCCGAATGGGATCAGCAAAAACTGCATATTCAGGCAATGTAAAGGAAAATGGATTCACAAACTTAAAATTCAGATTCATACATATCACCCTTTCGGCGTTAGACTCCTAGTAGGAGGTTACTTGTGTTTTACTGCGAATATTTTGCTAGGTCGTTCATCGAGTTTAACCAAAGAAGTTTCACCGTAGTCACTGGTAAAATCACTAAACATAAATACTCCAGTGTAGATCTGAACTGCCGAAATGGGGAACGAATAAACAGAGGAGGGCAGAGGATACAGGATTCAGAATTCAGAGCAGTGCGCTTCACCGGAAAAATATTCAGGGCCTGAAATTCTCACCTATCATTCCCATGCCTTCCCAGTTCCACCAATAAGATGAGGAGGTGCTTGTTTTTATGCCCAATTTCCAGTCTTATTGCTCAGAAGTGGCAGAGCAGCACACCTGGTATGCGCAGTGGCGCCTGCACTTCAGAACCATGACTTTGATTGAACGGCCTGCATCTCAGAACTGTTGTTTTGATTTCCATGCCGTAGGTGTGATTTCATGGTGACTTGATTGTTTCCATGCCATAGGTGTGTTGTTTTATTGTTCAAGCAAGAGAAATGCACAGTTGGGAGGTTTGAAGCATTGGTTCAGTTTGGGATCAGCCAAACTGCATATTCGGT contains:
- the LOC109735762 gene encoding GDSL esterase/lipase LTL1, encoding MDACSPVLLVVGALLLLLLGASAPTASAARAFFVFGDSLVDNGNNNYLMTTARADAPPYGIDFPTHMPTGRFSNGLNIPDIISEYLGAEPALPYLSPYMRGENLLVGANFASAGVGILNDTGVQFVNIIRIAQQLQNFQDYQRRLAAYIGEDAARERVSQSLVLITLGGNDFVNNYYLVPFSARSQQFEIHDYVPFIISEYKKVLARLYELGARRVIVTGTGMIGCVPAELALHSLDGSCAPDLTRAADLFNPQLERMLTELNGEVGHDDVFIAANTNRVSFDFMFNPQQYGFATAKIACCGQGPYNGIGLCTPASNVCANRDVYAYWDAFHPTERANRIIVANFMHGTTDHISPMNLSTILAMDNTRN